The following coding sequences lie in one Hippopotamus amphibius kiboko isolate mHipAmp2 chromosome 17, mHipAmp2.hap2, whole genome shotgun sequence genomic window:
- the PIGW gene encoding phosphatidylinositol-glycan biosynthesis class W protein isoform X1, protein MRKKKMSQKEMKEAFVSNHNGTSVLEITEGLCLPALCILCRGLLIILSQHFRSSQTRGTRFFIDFAFLIVPLVTTLTIFASFVLLEYLVIIIFGAGLLYEIYYRRTCYARMPVQKILEKFLKVSLESEYIPAISCFRVINSAFTAVAILAVDFPLFPRRFAKTELYGTGAMDFGVGGFIFGTAMVCSEVRRKYTKGSRLSYLTKSLYSVWPLVFLGMGRLVIIKSIGYQEHLTEYGVHWNFFFTLIVVKLVTSLLLIVFALNKSWIVAVSITIAYQLALDFTPLKRLILYGSDGSGTRVGLLNANREGIISTLGYVAIYMAGVQTGSYVLKQRSHIKDWIKVSCCILLTATGLFISLYIVQVNVEAASRRMANLAFCIWIVASCLILLSSLLLGDVILSFAKFLIKGAAVPCSWKLTQSPAANKKHSESLVSEAGRKEPTLCLITAMNRNQLIFFLLSNVTTGLINLLVDTLHSSTLWALFVLNLYMFTNCLIIYVLHLRDKRVKFW, encoded by the exons ATGAG gaagaaaaaaatgtctcaaaAGGAGATGAAGGAAGCTTTTGTCAGTAACCACAATGGAACAAGCGTGCTGGAAATCACCGAGGGCTTGTGCTTGCCTGCACTCTGTATCCTGTGTAGAGGGCTCCTGATCATTCTCTCACAGCACTTCCGTTCTTCACAAACCCGGGGAACTCGATTCTTCATTGACTTTGCTTTCCTAATAGTTCCCCTGGTGACCACTTTGACCATTTTCGCTTCATTTGTCCTCCTTGAGTATCTTGTTATAATTATCTTCGGGGCAGGGCTGCTCTATGAAATATACTACAGGAGAACTTGCTATGCCAGAATGCCTGTCCAGAAAATCCTTGAAAAATTCTTGAAAGTCAGTCTAGAATCAGAATACATTCCAGCCATCTCCTGTTTCCGTGTAATTAACAGTGCATTTACTGCTGTTGCCATTTTGGCTGTGGACTTCCCACTTTTTCCCAGGAGATTTGCCAAAACCGAGCTCTATGGGACAGGAGCAATGGATTTTGGAGTAGGAGGCTTTATTTTTGGGACTGCAATGGTTTGTTCAGAGGTCaggagaaaatatacaaaagggTCTAGACTTAGTTATCTTACAAAGTCATTGTATTCTGTTTGGCCATTAGTCTTCCTAGGAATGGGACGATTAGTCATTATAAAGTCTATAGGTTATCAGGAACATTTAACTGAGTATGGAGTTCACTGGAACTTTTTCTTTACCTTAATAGTTGTGAAATTGGTAACATCACTGCTTTTGATTGTTTTTGCCCTAAATAAATCCTGGATTGTGGCTGTCAGTATTACCATAGCATACCAGCTAGCTCTTGATTTTACCCCACTGAAAAGGTTAATTTTGTATGGCAGTGATGGCAGTGGCACAAGGGTTGGTTTATTAAATGCCAACCGAGAAGGAATAATCTCTACCTTGGGGTACGTGGCAATATACATGGCTGGTGTTCAAACAGGGTCATATGTACTTAAACAAAGATCACATATCAAAGACTGGATAAAAGTATCATGTTGTATTCTGTTGACAGCTACTGGCCTCTTCATATCTCTTTACATAGTTCAGGTAAATGTAGAAGCAGCATCTCGAAGAATGGCCAACTTAGCCTTTTGTATTTGGATAGTCGCTTCTTGCCTGATCCTTCTTAGTAGTTTATTACTGGGTGATGTAATTTTGAGTTTTGCCAAATTTCTAATTAAAGGGGCAGcagtaccatgttcttggaaacTTACCCAGTCACCTGCTGCCAATAAAAAGCATTCAGAATCTCTAGTCTCTGAAGCCGGAAGAAAGGAACCTACTCTTTGTTTAATCACAGCTATGAACAGAAaccagttaatttttttcttgctgtcaAATGTAACAACTGGCCTAATCAACCTGTTGGTAGATACATTACACAGCAGCACCCTGTGGGCCTTATTTGTGCTCAATCTCTACATGTTTACCAACTGCTTAATTATATATGTGCTACACTTGCGAGATAAGAGGGTAAAATTTTGGTGA
- the PIGW gene encoding phosphatidylinositol-glycan biosynthesis class W protein isoform X2 yields the protein MSQKEMKEAFVSNHNGTSVLEITEGLCLPALCILCRGLLIILSQHFRSSQTRGTRFFIDFAFLIVPLVTTLTIFASFVLLEYLVIIIFGAGLLYEIYYRRTCYARMPVQKILEKFLKVSLESEYIPAISCFRVINSAFTAVAILAVDFPLFPRRFAKTELYGTGAMDFGVGGFIFGTAMVCSEVRRKYTKGSRLSYLTKSLYSVWPLVFLGMGRLVIIKSIGYQEHLTEYGVHWNFFFTLIVVKLVTSLLLIVFALNKSWIVAVSITIAYQLALDFTPLKRLILYGSDGSGTRVGLLNANREGIISTLGYVAIYMAGVQTGSYVLKQRSHIKDWIKVSCCILLTATGLFISLYIVQVNVEAASRRMANLAFCIWIVASCLILLSSLLLGDVILSFAKFLIKGAAVPCSWKLTQSPAANKKHSESLVSEAGRKEPTLCLITAMNRNQLIFFLLSNVTTGLINLLVDTLHSSTLWALFVLNLYMFTNCLIIYVLHLRDKRVKFW from the coding sequence atgtctcaaaAGGAGATGAAGGAAGCTTTTGTCAGTAACCACAATGGAACAAGCGTGCTGGAAATCACCGAGGGCTTGTGCTTGCCTGCACTCTGTATCCTGTGTAGAGGGCTCCTGATCATTCTCTCACAGCACTTCCGTTCTTCACAAACCCGGGGAACTCGATTCTTCATTGACTTTGCTTTCCTAATAGTTCCCCTGGTGACCACTTTGACCATTTTCGCTTCATTTGTCCTCCTTGAGTATCTTGTTATAATTATCTTCGGGGCAGGGCTGCTCTATGAAATATACTACAGGAGAACTTGCTATGCCAGAATGCCTGTCCAGAAAATCCTTGAAAAATTCTTGAAAGTCAGTCTAGAATCAGAATACATTCCAGCCATCTCCTGTTTCCGTGTAATTAACAGTGCATTTACTGCTGTTGCCATTTTGGCTGTGGACTTCCCACTTTTTCCCAGGAGATTTGCCAAAACCGAGCTCTATGGGACAGGAGCAATGGATTTTGGAGTAGGAGGCTTTATTTTTGGGACTGCAATGGTTTGTTCAGAGGTCaggagaaaatatacaaaagggTCTAGACTTAGTTATCTTACAAAGTCATTGTATTCTGTTTGGCCATTAGTCTTCCTAGGAATGGGACGATTAGTCATTATAAAGTCTATAGGTTATCAGGAACATTTAACTGAGTATGGAGTTCACTGGAACTTTTTCTTTACCTTAATAGTTGTGAAATTGGTAACATCACTGCTTTTGATTGTTTTTGCCCTAAATAAATCCTGGATTGTGGCTGTCAGTATTACCATAGCATACCAGCTAGCTCTTGATTTTACCCCACTGAAAAGGTTAATTTTGTATGGCAGTGATGGCAGTGGCACAAGGGTTGGTTTATTAAATGCCAACCGAGAAGGAATAATCTCTACCTTGGGGTACGTGGCAATATACATGGCTGGTGTTCAAACAGGGTCATATGTACTTAAACAAAGATCACATATCAAAGACTGGATAAAAGTATCATGTTGTATTCTGTTGACAGCTACTGGCCTCTTCATATCTCTTTACATAGTTCAGGTAAATGTAGAAGCAGCATCTCGAAGAATGGCCAACTTAGCCTTTTGTATTTGGATAGTCGCTTCTTGCCTGATCCTTCTTAGTAGTTTATTACTGGGTGATGTAATTTTGAGTTTTGCCAAATTTCTAATTAAAGGGGCAGcagtaccatgttcttggaaacTTACCCAGTCACCTGCTGCCAATAAAAAGCATTCAGAATCTCTAGTCTCTGAAGCCGGAAGAAAGGAACCTACTCTTTGTTTAATCACAGCTATGAACAGAAaccagttaatttttttcttgctgtcaAATGTAACAACTGGCCTAATCAACCTGTTGGTAGATACATTACACAGCAGCACCCTGTGGGCCTTATTTGTGCTCAATCTCTACATGTTTACCAACTGCTTAATTATATATGTGCTACACTTGCGAGATAAGAGGGTAAAATTTTGGTGA
- the MYO19 gene encoding unconventional myosin-XIX isoform X1: MRQQVNGHSSGSDAHGRESLREDLQEFLGREALLHQLDDLTKVNPVTLETVLRCLQARYTADTFYTNAGCTLVALNPFKPIPQLYSPELMREYHTAPQPQKLRPHIFTVGEQTYRNVKSLIEPVNQSIVVSGESGAGKTWTSRCLMKFYAVVAASPTSWESHKIAERIEQRILNSNPVMEAFGNACTLRNDNSSRFGKFIQLQLNRAQQMTGAAVQTYLLEKTRVACQASSERNFHIFYQICKGASADERLQWHLPEGAAFSWLPNPERTLEEDCFEVTREAMLHLGIDTPTQNSIFQALAGLLHLGNIRFADSGNEAQPCQLMDGAKCSVRTSASLLQLLEDPLLETLRIRTIRAGRQQQVFWKPCSRAECDTRRDCLAKLVYARLFDWLVSVINSSICADPDSWTTFIGLLDVYGFESFPDNSLEQLCINYANEKLQQHFVAHYLRAQQEEYAVEGLEWSFVSYQDNQTCLDLIEGSPISICSLMNEECRLNRPSSAAQLQTRIESALAGSPCLGHDKLSREPSFIVVHYAGSVRYCTAGLVEKNKDPIPPELTKLLQQSQHPLLRVLFPADPGEKSQEEPSGQSRAPVLTVVSKFKASLEQLLQVLHSTTPHYVRCIKPNSQGRAQMFRQEEVLSQLEACGLVETIHISAAGFPIRVSHQNFVERYELLRRLRPSTAPSPQGPSPDEGRSERSPPVEQATLQALLQDILHALPALAQAATAPAEATPARVHCGRTKVFMTDSTLELLEHGRAQVLEQCARCIQGGWRRHRRRKQEQQRRAAVLIQAAIRSWLTRKHVQRLHAAATVIKRAWQEWRIRMAFLASKELDGEEEKHPSQAPCSLSSFPLPLAQTRLLGAITRLWPLGLVLANAAVGVRGFQRKLVVFACLQLPVGSASSYTIQTAQEQAGVTSIRALPQGSIKFHCRKSPLRYADICPEPSPDSVTGLNQILLERHRLGHV, translated from the exons ATGCGCCAGCAG GTTAATGGCCACAGTTCAGGCTCTGATGCCCACGGCAGGGAATCCCTCAGGGAAGACCTGCAGGAGTTTCTGGGCAGGGAGGCCCTGCTGCACCAGCTGGATGATCTCACCAAGGTGAATCCTGTGACGCTGGAGACAG TCCTGAGGTGTCTGCAGGCCCGGTACACGGCAGACACGTTCTACACCAACGCTGGCTGCACCCTGGTGGCTCTGAACCCCTTCAAGCCCATCCCTCAGCTCTACTCACCAGAGCTGATGCGAGAGTACCACACTGCTCCTCAGCCCCAG AAACTGAGGCCCCACATCTTCACTGTGGGTGAACAGACCTACAGGAATGTCAAGAGCCTGATCGAGCCAGTCAACCAGTCTATTGTTGTCAGTGGAGAGAGTGGTGCTGGAAAG ACATGGACGTCCCGCTGCCTGATGAAGTTCTATGCTGTGGTGGCCGCCTCACCCACGTCCTGGGAAAGCCACAAGATTGCAGAGAGGATCGAACAGCGCATCTTGAACTCCAACCCAGTCATGGAAGCCTTTG GGAACGCGTGCACACTGAGGAATGACAACAGTAGCCGCTTTGGGAAGTTCATCCAGCTCCAGCTGAACAG ggcccagcagatgACCGGAGCTGCAgttcagacctacctgctagagAAAACTCGAGTGGCCTGCCAGGCCTCCAGCGAGAGGAACTTCCACATCTTCTATCAG ATCTGCAAAGGAGCCAGTGCGGACGAGAGGCTCCAGTGGCACCTCCCCGAGGGAGCTGCCTTCTCCTGGCTGCCCAACCCAGAGAGGACCTTGGAAG AGGATTGTTTCGAGGTGACCAGGGAGGCCATGCTTCATTTGGGCATCGATACCCCCACCCAGAACAGCATCTTTCAG GCCCTCGCTGGACTGCTGCACCTCGGCAACATCCGGTTTGCTGACTCCGGGAACGaagcccagccctgccagctgATGGATGGTGCTAAGT GCTCTGTCAGGACATCTGCCTCGCTGCTACAGCTCCTGGAAGACCCTCTGCTCGAGACACTGCGGATTCGAACCATcagggcaggcaggcagcagcAGGTGTTCTGGAAGCCCTGCTCCCGGGCTGAGTGTGACACCCGCAGAGACTGTCTGGCCAAACTGGTCTACGCACG gCTGTTTGACTGGCTGGTATCGGTGATCAACAGCAGCATCTGTGCAGACCCCGACTCCTGGACCACTTTCATAG gccTGCTGGACGTGTACGGGTTTGAGTCGTTTCCCGACAACAGTCTGGAGCAGTTGTGCATCAACTACGCCAACGAGAAGCTGCAGCAGCACTTCGTGGCTCACTACCTCAGGGCTCAGCAG GAGGAGTACGCAGTTGAGGGCCTGGAGTGGTCGTTTGTCAGCTACCAGGACAACCAGACCTGTTTGGATCTCATCGAGGGGAGCCCCATCAGCATCTGCTCCCTCATGAACGAG GAATGCCGCCTTAACCGGCCAAGCAGTGCAGCCCAGCTCCAGACACGCATTGAGAGCGCCCTGGCGGGCAGCCCCTGCCTGGGCCACGACAAGCTCAGCCGGGAGCCCAGCTTCATCGTGGTGCATTACGCGGGGTCCGTGCGGTACTGCACCGCAGGCCTGGTGGAGAAGAACAAG GACCCCATCCCGCCTGAGCTGACCAAGCTCCTGCAGCAATCCCAGCACCCCCTGCTCAGGGTGCTGTTTCCTGCTGACCCCGGAGAGAAGTCCCAGGAGGAGCCCTCTGGCCAAAGCAGGGCCCCTGTGTTGACTGTGGTATCCAAGTTCAAG GCCTCCCTGGAGCAGCTGCTGCAGGTTCTGCACAGCACCACGCCCCACTACGTTCGCTGCATCAAGCCCAACAGCCAGGGCCGTGCGCAGATGTTCCGCCAGGAGGAG GTCCTGAGCCAGCTGGAGGCCTGCGGCCTCGTGGAGACCATCCACATCAGTGCCGCCGGCTTCCCCATCCG GGTCTCTCACCAGAATTTCGTGGAGCGGTATGAGCTACTGAGGAGGCTCCGTCCTagcacagcccccagcccccaaggcCCATCCCCGGATGAAGGGCGCTCAG AACGGTCTCCTCCTGTCGAACAGGCCACGCTGCAAGCCCTCCTCCAGGACATCCTCCATGCTCTGCCGGCCCTGGCTCAGGCAGCAACCGCACCGGCTGAGGCCACGCCGGCCCGGGTGCACTGTGGCAGGACTAAGGTGTTCATGACTGACTCCACG CTGGAGCTTCTGGAACACGGGCGTGCCCAGGTGTTGGAGCAGTGTGCCCGCTGCATCCAGGGCGGCTGGAGGCGACACCGACGCCGCAAGCAGGAGCAGCAGAGGCGGGCCGCCGTGCTCATCCAGGCAG CCATTCGTTCCTGGTTGACTCGGAAGCACGTCCAGAGGCTGCACGCGGCTGCCACGGTCATCAAGCGCGCCTGGCAGGAGTGGAGA ATCAGAATGGCTTTCCTTGCTTCTAAAGAACTGGATGGTGAGGAAGAAAAACACCCATCTCAAGCTCCCTGTTCCCTGAGCTCCTTCCCACTGCCCCTGGCACAGACCAGGCTCCTGGGAGCAATAACCCGCCTCTGGCCCCTGGGACTGGTCCTGGCCAACGCAGCTGTGGGTGTTCGTGGCTTTCAGAGGAAGCTGGTGGTCTTCGCCTGCCTCCAGCTCCCCGTGGGCAGCGCCAGCAGCTACACCATCCAGACAGCACAGGAACAAGCTGGAGTCACGTCCATCCGAGCGCTGCCTCAG GGTTCGATAAAGTTTCACTGCAGAAAGTCTCCACTGCGCTACGCTGACATCTGCCCTGAACCTTCGCCCGACAGTGTTACTGGCCTTAATCAGATCCTGCtggaaagacacagactgggccACGTGTGA
- the MYO19 gene encoding unconventional myosin-XIX isoform X2: MDVPLPDEVLCCGGRLTHVLGKPQDCREDRTAHLELQPSHGSLWAQQMTGAAVQTYLLEKTRVACQASSERNFHIFYQICKGASADERLQWHLPEGAAFSWLPNPERTLEEDCFEVTREAMLHLGIDTPTQNSIFQALAGLLHLGNIRFADSGNEAQPCQLMDGAKCSVRTSASLLQLLEDPLLETLRIRTIRAGRQQQVFWKPCSRAECDTRRDCLAKLVYARLFDWLVSVINSSICADPDSWTTFIGLLDVYGFESFPDNSLEQLCINYANEKLQQHFVAHYLRAQQEEYAVEGLEWSFVSYQDNQTCLDLIEGSPISICSLMNEECRLNRPSSAAQLQTRIESALAGSPCLGHDKLSREPSFIVVHYAGSVRYCTAGLVEKNKDPIPPELTKLLQQSQHPLLRVLFPADPGEKSQEEPSGQSRAPVLTVVSKFKASLEQLLQVLHSTTPHYVRCIKPNSQGRAQMFRQEEVLSQLEACGLVETIHISAAGFPIRVSHQNFVERYELLRRLRPSTAPSPQGPSPDEGRSERSPPVEQATLQALLQDILHALPALAQAATAPAEATPARVHCGRTKVFMTDSTLELLEHGRAQVLEQCARCIQGGWRRHRRRKQEQQRRAAVLIQAAIRSWLTRKHVQRLHAAATVIKRAWQEWRIRMAFLASKELDGEEEKHPSQAPCSLSSFPLPLAQTRLLGAITRLWPLGLVLANAAVGVRGFQRKLVVFACLQLPVGSASSYTIQTAQEQAGVTSIRALPQGSIKFHCRKSPLRYADICPEPSPDSVTGLNQILLERHRLGHV, translated from the exons ATGGACGTCCCGCTGCCTGATGAAGTTCTATGCTGTGGTGGCCGCCTCACCCACGTCCTGGGAAAGCCACAAGATTGCAGAGAGGATCGAACAGCGCATCTTGAACTCCAACCCAGTCATGGAAGCCTTTG ggcccagcagatgACCGGAGCTGCAgttcagacctacctgctagagAAAACTCGAGTGGCCTGCCAGGCCTCCAGCGAGAGGAACTTCCACATCTTCTATCAG ATCTGCAAAGGAGCCAGTGCGGACGAGAGGCTCCAGTGGCACCTCCCCGAGGGAGCTGCCTTCTCCTGGCTGCCCAACCCAGAGAGGACCTTGGAAG AGGATTGTTTCGAGGTGACCAGGGAGGCCATGCTTCATTTGGGCATCGATACCCCCACCCAGAACAGCATCTTTCAG GCCCTCGCTGGACTGCTGCACCTCGGCAACATCCGGTTTGCTGACTCCGGGAACGaagcccagccctgccagctgATGGATGGTGCTAAGT GCTCTGTCAGGACATCTGCCTCGCTGCTACAGCTCCTGGAAGACCCTCTGCTCGAGACACTGCGGATTCGAACCATcagggcaggcaggcagcagcAGGTGTTCTGGAAGCCCTGCTCCCGGGCTGAGTGTGACACCCGCAGAGACTGTCTGGCCAAACTGGTCTACGCACG gCTGTTTGACTGGCTGGTATCGGTGATCAACAGCAGCATCTGTGCAGACCCCGACTCCTGGACCACTTTCATAG gccTGCTGGACGTGTACGGGTTTGAGTCGTTTCCCGACAACAGTCTGGAGCAGTTGTGCATCAACTACGCCAACGAGAAGCTGCAGCAGCACTTCGTGGCTCACTACCTCAGGGCTCAGCAG GAGGAGTACGCAGTTGAGGGCCTGGAGTGGTCGTTTGTCAGCTACCAGGACAACCAGACCTGTTTGGATCTCATCGAGGGGAGCCCCATCAGCATCTGCTCCCTCATGAACGAG GAATGCCGCCTTAACCGGCCAAGCAGTGCAGCCCAGCTCCAGACACGCATTGAGAGCGCCCTGGCGGGCAGCCCCTGCCTGGGCCACGACAAGCTCAGCCGGGAGCCCAGCTTCATCGTGGTGCATTACGCGGGGTCCGTGCGGTACTGCACCGCAGGCCTGGTGGAGAAGAACAAG GACCCCATCCCGCCTGAGCTGACCAAGCTCCTGCAGCAATCCCAGCACCCCCTGCTCAGGGTGCTGTTTCCTGCTGACCCCGGAGAGAAGTCCCAGGAGGAGCCCTCTGGCCAAAGCAGGGCCCCTGTGTTGACTGTGGTATCCAAGTTCAAG GCCTCCCTGGAGCAGCTGCTGCAGGTTCTGCACAGCACCACGCCCCACTACGTTCGCTGCATCAAGCCCAACAGCCAGGGCCGTGCGCAGATGTTCCGCCAGGAGGAG GTCCTGAGCCAGCTGGAGGCCTGCGGCCTCGTGGAGACCATCCACATCAGTGCCGCCGGCTTCCCCATCCG GGTCTCTCACCAGAATTTCGTGGAGCGGTATGAGCTACTGAGGAGGCTCCGTCCTagcacagcccccagcccccaaggcCCATCCCCGGATGAAGGGCGCTCAG AACGGTCTCCTCCTGTCGAACAGGCCACGCTGCAAGCCCTCCTCCAGGACATCCTCCATGCTCTGCCGGCCCTGGCTCAGGCAGCAACCGCACCGGCTGAGGCCACGCCGGCCCGGGTGCACTGTGGCAGGACTAAGGTGTTCATGACTGACTCCACG CTGGAGCTTCTGGAACACGGGCGTGCCCAGGTGTTGGAGCAGTGTGCCCGCTGCATCCAGGGCGGCTGGAGGCGACACCGACGCCGCAAGCAGGAGCAGCAGAGGCGGGCCGCCGTGCTCATCCAGGCAG CCATTCGTTCCTGGTTGACTCGGAAGCACGTCCAGAGGCTGCACGCGGCTGCCACGGTCATCAAGCGCGCCTGGCAGGAGTGGAGA ATCAGAATGGCTTTCCTTGCTTCTAAAGAACTGGATGGTGAGGAAGAAAAACACCCATCTCAAGCTCCCTGTTCCCTGAGCTCCTTCCCACTGCCCCTGGCACAGACCAGGCTCCTGGGAGCAATAACCCGCCTCTGGCCCCTGGGACTGGTCCTGGCCAACGCAGCTGTGGGTGTTCGTGGCTTTCAGAGGAAGCTGGTGGTCTTCGCCTGCCTCCAGCTCCCCGTGGGCAGCGCCAGCAGCTACACCATCCAGACAGCACAGGAACAAGCTGGAGTCACGTCCATCCGAGCGCTGCCTCAG GGTTCGATAAAGTTTCACTGCAGAAAGTCTCCACTGCGCTACGCTGACATCTGCCCTGAACCTTCGCCCGACAGTGTTACTGGCCTTAATCAGATCCTGCtggaaagacacagactgggccACGTGTGA
- the ZNHIT3 gene encoding zinc finger HIT domain-containing protein 3 isoform X2, with the protein MREKACTWAPRREARAPARTRVPGGTMASLRCRTAVCVICLEKPKYRCPACRVPYCSLTCFRRHKDDDDSVADFLNSDEEEDRVSLQNLKNLGESAALRRLLLNPHLRQLMVSLDQAGDKAKSMRACMQEPLFVEFADCCLSIVEPSQSEDS; encoded by the exons ATGCGAGAAAAGGCGTGCACGTGGGCCCCGCGGCGAGAGGCGCGCGCGCCGGCAAGGACGCGGGTGCCGGGAGGCACCATGGCGTCGCTCCGTTGCCGCACCGCTGTCTGCGTTATCTGTTTGGAGAAACCCAAATACCGCTGCCCCGCCTGCCGCGTGCCCTA CTGCTCGCTGACGTGCTTCCGGAGGCACAAAG ATGATGACGACTCTGTAGCTGATTTTCTCAATAGTGATGAGGAAGAAGATAGAGTTTCTTtgcagaatttaaagaatttag GGGAGTCTGCAGCTCTGAGACGCTTACTGCTCAACCCGCACCTCAGACAGCTCATGGTGAGCCTGGATCAGGCGGGCGACAAGGCAAAGTCCATGCGTGCCTGCATGCAGGAGCCTTTGTTTGTGGAGTTTGCTGACTGCTGTTTAAGTATCGTGGAGCCATCCCAGAGCGAGGACTCCTAA
- the ZNHIT3 gene encoding zinc finger HIT domain-containing protein 3 isoform X1 — translation MREKACTWAPRREARAPARTRVPGGTMASLRCRTAVCVICLEKPKYRCPACRVPYCSLTCFRRHKERCNPETRPVQKEIRSALIAKTKRPVENTDDDDSVADFLNSDEEEDRVSLQNLKNLGESAALRRLLLNPHLRQLMVSLDQAGDKAKSMRACMQEPLFVEFADCCLSIVEPSQSEDS, via the exons ATGCGAGAAAAGGCGTGCACGTGGGCCCCGCGGCGAGAGGCGCGCGCGCCGGCAAGGACGCGGGTGCCGGGAGGCACCATGGCGTCGCTCCGTTGCCGCACCGCTGTCTGCGTTATCTGTTTGGAGAAACCCAAATACCGCTGCCCCGCCTGCCGCGTGCCCTA CTGCTCGCTGACGTGCTTCCGGAGGCACAAAG agcGGTGCAACCCTGAAACTCGTCCTGTCCAGAAAGAAATAAGATCAGCTCTTATTGCAAAAACTAAAAGGCCTGTGGAAAACACAG ATGATGACGACTCTGTAGCTGATTTTCTCAATAGTGATGAGGAAGAAGATAGAGTTTCTTtgcagaatttaaagaatttag GGGAGTCTGCAGCTCTGAGACGCTTACTGCTCAACCCGCACCTCAGACAGCTCATGGTGAGCCTGGATCAGGCGGGCGACAAGGCAAAGTCCATGCGTGCCTGCATGCAGGAGCCTTTGTTTGTGGAGTTTGCTGACTGCTGTTTAAGTATCGTGGAGCCATCCCAGAGCGAGGACTCCTAA